AAAAGAATACCAAGTAAAGTTGCTTCATAAAGTATTGGTTACAAAGGCTATGCCACAAATATAGATAATTTGAACCCCGATTTTAAACCGTTCAACGAAAAATAGTACACTTTTCGATGAAGTGTAGCAAAGAAAAGCCCCGCAATTGCGGGGCTTTGTATAAATAATTAAAGACTTATTTTGTGTCTACAACTCTGGATTAGCAGGGAACTCAAAACCTGTCCATGCAAATACAGAGGCGTCAGCACCTGTGTTACCAACCTCTATGGTAATTGTGGCTCCAACTTCGTTCTTGATATCTGTGTCATCGACTCCACCGTCAACACTAACTCCTATGGAAGTAGTGCCTGCAGCTGGTCCTGCACTGTCAGTAAGGTCAATAAAGTCACCAGCGGAAGCATCTTCTCCAACAAAACCTACAAGAGCATTGGTAATAGTAGCACCACTACCTCTTCTTATTTTGATCATATCGGCCATAACCACGTTAGCGGCATTTATTAAAGTAATGTCGTTTATAGTTGGGTTAGATCGTGGCTCAGCATCGTTGTTCGAAGAGTTGCTGTCTGCTTCAATTCCACGAGGATCATCGGTCACGTTCAAGAAACCTTCATCACGTACTCCATAGAAGTTTGTGCCTGTACCGGTCCATCCTTCTGCCCAGTCAAACATATCATCAGTTGCGTTAACAACCAAAGCGTTGTCTACGTTAACAGTTCCTCCGAACCACTCGATTCCGTCATCTGCACCATTGAAAACAGATACGTGATTTACAGTTGTACCGCTTCCAACACCATAGAACGTGATGCCGTTAAATTCTTGCTCGCCGTTGATTCTCGCACCTGTGAACTCAACTTGAACATACGTTAATGTTCCAGAGTTATCATCGGCAGCTGTACCACCATAAGTAAGACCAACAACTTCAGCTTCTGCAGTTTCACCAGTGTTTATAGGTGCTCTACCAGCCAAGATCAATCCTCCCCAATCTCCAGGACGTGGGTTGTCAGCAGTAGAGGTAATAACGATTGGGTCAGCCATAGTACCTGCAGCGTTGATTGTTGCACCTTGCTCAATTGCTATGTAGACATCGGTACCACCAGCTTGAGCTTCAATTCTGGTTCCTGCTTCTATGGTCAATGTATTTCCAGCAGTAACGGTTAAAGCACCTGAAAGCACCCATGTTTGGGCAGCACTTAATGTTACACTAGCGTTTACCTCACCTTCAACACCTGCAGGATCTAAATCTACATCGTCCTGTGAGTCAATGCTTCCATTCTTTGCCGGAGTTGTATCTGGGCAAGCCGCACAAACACCACCACAATCTACACCTGTTTCATCTTGGTTCTGTATTTGATCAGAACATGTTGCAACTGCCGGTGGATCTGGATCAGGATCATTGTCATCTCCAGAACAACCAATAATAAAAGACGTTGAAACTACAACGGCTAACAATAAATACTTAAAATTTCTCATCATCTCAAATGTTAATAATTAATACTTGTTTTTAGTTAAATAATTAAAGCGTTAGTGTTCTAAAACGTATAGTTGAATCCAAGTGAAAAAATCACTCCTTTCTTATAATTCCTAAGGGAAATGTCTTCTCCTGTTGTAATCTCTTGTGATAGTTTATATTCTGGATTTAAAAAATTCCGTATACCCAAATTCACCCCGTAATGTTTTCCAAAATTGGTTCGTGTGACAAAATCCAAGGTTGGAATACCGTTTTCAATGATATTTGCTTGTCCTTGTGTTCCAAGCGAAAAAATACGGTCACTGAAATAGTTAAACACTAAGGAAGAAATAATACTGTTATCGTTCTTGTTGTAAGAGTAGGTAACATCAGCATTTACCAAAAGGGGAGAAGCACCTTGAAGTTCGTCTTCTTCTTCGGTAAAGTTTGTTGCTGGATCTGATAAATCCTGTACCGAGTACAAATAAGAGGCATTCAATCCAGAGGATAATAGTGTTGTTGTGTTCGAATCACCAGACTCTGTTTTATATATGTTTTTTCTCAACTCAACTTCTAAACCTGCAATATTGGCGTTGTCACCACTGTTTCGATATGATAATTGACTCGCAGCTGCTGAGTTTACGTTCACCCGGTTAATTGGATTTTGGATAAGTTTGTAGAAACCGGTTACGGAGATAATCTCTCCCGCAGAAAAGTAATATTCGTATTTGAGATCTAGGTTATAGTTATCGGAATTTATCAAATCCGTGAAACCAAAACTTGAAAAGTTAACGTCTTCATATAAAAATGGTGCTACTTCTTTAAATTGGGGGAAAGTATATGACTGACTTCCTGCTAAACGAAGGATACTATTCTCATTGAAAGAGTATCTCAGACTGAAACTTGGTAATACAAAGGTTTCTTCCCTATCTATTGGGTCTGTGTTCTCATCCCTAAAACTACTGGACAGGTTCGTGTCCCATTCAACAAATTGATTGATTTGTTCAAAACGCGCTCCAACATTCATTGAAAATCTAGAGCTAAAAACCAAGTTGGTGCTTAAAAATCCTGCGTAAACGTCACGATCTCCAGAATAGAAGAATGGCTCAAGAGGATCAATATCCCCAGAATTGATACCTCTATTGGTCTCCAATTGAAAAATACCGTCGGTAATGCCACTTTGACTAAAGAAAGCGTCGGGATTATTAATATCAACTATAAGTTGCTCGGAAGTTGGAGGTGGCGTTAAACTTGTAAAGTTGTGGTTCACTTGGTTAAAGTCAAATTGACGATCTGTATTTCTGTAATCCCCTCCTATTGAAATAGTACCGTTTATTTTTTCTTCTGACCCAAACTTGTAATCAAGTTGAAGTGATGCAGCAATCTCGTCCTCAGCTAACTCTGAAAAGAAGCGATGTGTTCGCCCGGGAGAACCTAAAGACGGTCTGTAGTTTTCGCCATCGAAAACATAAGTGTTCGTTCTTCGATCGGGTTCAAACCCTCTTGTTAAGTTGTAAGAGGCCCCTGTGCTCAAACTAAGTTTTTCACTTATGTTAAAATTAGCGGCAAGTTGATTGACGGCAAGAGTATTTTCATTCTGCTGTTGCCTTCTTATAAAAGCAGAAACTGCTTCTTCAGAGATATTCTCGGCAAAACCTTCATAATCACCAACACTCTGTTTGTTGCTGTGTACAAACAATCCGTTATAGGAAATGAAATTTCCATTTCCGAAGCTATATTTTAGCTTGCCCATACCAATTTGGGTAGCTTCATAAATATATTTTTGGAAGTCAAGATTTCTTCTATTTCCACCTTGAGCGGTAATTACCCTTTCGTTACCTTCTTGATAAAAGTAGTCACTGTCCACAGAGCCCACTACATAGACAGATAGTGAATTGTTTTCGCCTATTTGAAACTTTTTGCCAGCTTGGATGCCAAAAGAATTGTTAAGCTGTGTGCCCTGCGATTCAGGAGCGAAGCTATTATCAAAGTTGTATCTGTTCAGACTTCCTAACGGAATACTTCTGTCTTCATTAATACCAAGAAAATTTCCTTCATCCAACCGAAGAAAGTCTTGGCTTACGGCAGCTGTGTTCGCACCAGTTCCAAGACTAATTTGAAAGATACTCTCTCCTACTAATTCTTTGGAGACGATATCTATAACAGCTCCCCCTACATCCCCATACATCTTAGAATTGAAAGCCTTATCGATACCAACACTATTAATGATATCTGAGCTGAAAAAATCTAAAGAAATATTTTTATACTCTGGATCTTCAGATGGTAGAGGTAAAGAATTGAATGTTGTAGCATTGTAACGGTCGCCTAATCCTCTTACAAAAACATTTTTCTCGCCTTCTTGTTTGGTGACACCGGCCACTTTGGTTACCGCACCTTCTGCATCGCCTACACCTTTTCTTGCTAATTCCTGTGCTCCAATACTGGTTTTTATTTCAACGGCTTTCTTCTGGTCCAAAAGCAAGGCCGTCTCAGAATCCTTCCTAGAAACTGTAGTCACAACAACCTCGTCTAGTTCAAACCCTGCAGAAGCACTCATGGGAACGTCTATATTTGTAACCTTGTCCGCAACAACCTCAACGTTTGGAATTTCAATGGTCTCGTAACCTAAATAGCTATATACTACGGTATAAGTCCCTGGTTCAACTCCTGCAATTTCATAAAGCCCATCAAAGTCTGAAGTGGTACCTGTGGTAGTCCCTTTGATCAATACATTGGCAAATGCCAAAGGCTCATTGTTTAACTCTTTGTCTGTCAGCTTTCCTACGATGCTTCCCGTGGTTCCCTGTGCAATCATCTCTGTTGTAAAAACTAGAGTAAGTATCAATAAAAATAATCTCATTATCTGGTAAGTATTTGGCGCAAAGAACGCACCATGCTGTAAAAGCGATGTTAGGCATATGTTAAGAGTTTATTTGAAAACTGTTACAATAATGTTACGACATTAAATGAATGTTAAGCATTAATGCCGTTATAGTATTATATTTACATTTGGGCGATCAACGTAAAAAATACCATCCCATGAAAACAAAGGACATTAAGATTCTACTGGTTGATGATGAACCCGATATTCTAGAAATTGTTAGCTATAACCTTTCTTCGGAAGGGTATGAGGTTTACACTGCTGTTAATGGTGTAGAGGCTGTAGCAAAAGCAAAGAAGAAAAATCCGCATTTGATCATTCTGGATGTTATGATGCCGGAGATGGATGGCATTGAGGCTTGTGAGGTCATACGCAGTACACCAGGGCTTGAGAATACTATAATTACATTTCTTACGGCTCGTGGCGAAGATTATTCGCAAGTGGCAGGTTTTGATGCTGGTGCAGATGATTATATTACTAAACCCATAAAGCCAAAGGTTTTGGTGAGCAAGGTAAAGGCCTTACTGCGAAGACTCAAAGAAGAGAAAGCTGATGTTGAGGATATTGTAAAGGTCGGGAACATTGTTATCAATAGGGAGGAGTATAAAATTGTCAATAATGGTAAAGAAATTGTACTTCCAAGAAAAGAATTTGAATTATTATCCTTGTTGACGTCCAAACCTAGTAAAGTCTTCAAGCGAGAGGTTATTCTGGACAAAGTATGGGGCAACGAAGTGGTAGTTGGTGGCAGGACCATTGATGTACATATTAGAAAATTACGGGAAAAAATAGGGGACCATCATTTTAAAACCGTAAAGGGCGTAGGGTATAAGTTTGTATTGTAATGGCGATTCAGCTAAGGAAATCCTATAAGTTTGCCCTTCGTTCTTCTTTTCTGATAACGGTTTTCCTTGCGACATCGATTATAGTTTTTCTATTTCTAAAGGATCAGTTGGACTGGCTTTTTGTAGTTCTGTTTGCACTCATCAGTTTCATTATTTCATTTACTATCCTTCAGATTCGGGTAGAACGTTTTATCTACAGGCGTGTCAAAAAAATATATGATGACGTTTCGCTGCTCGAATCCTCTTCGTTTTCCTCAAAACCAGTGACCACTGATATGAAAACCCTGACCCAGGAGATTGAAAAGTTTGCCGAGGATAAAAAAATAGAGATAGACACATTGAAAATTCGGGAGGAGTATAGAAAAGACTTTTTAGGCAATGTATCCCACGAATTAAAGACACCATTATTTACGGTACAAGGTTACATTCTTACATTGCTGGATGGTGCCATGAACGATAAAAAAATCAGGGAGAAATATCTGGAACGTGCCAATAAAGGTGTGGAACGATTAATTTACATTGTAAAAGACCTTGATTTAATCACAAAGCTCGAAGTAGGGGGACTTAAACTTGAAGAAGAGAATTTTGATATTGTAGAGCTTATACAAAGTGTCTTTGATCTCTTGGAAATGAAAGCGTCCCAAAAAAACATTACCCTTACTTTTGATATGGATTACCCTGAACCTATCTATGTAAACGCAGATAGGGAAAAGATTCAGCAAGTCATTACCAACTTGTTGGTGAATTCGATTAAATACGGGCATCCTAAAGGAACCACGGAAGTAAGTGTTGAAAATCTGATAAAAAACAAAGTGATCGTTCGTGTGACCGATAATGGCGAAGGAATACCAAAACAGCACATCCCCAGACTGTTTGAACGCTTTTATAGGGTGGACCAAAGCGGTAGTCGTACAGAAGGCGGTTCAGGTTTAGGCTTATCTATCGTTAAACACATTATTGAAGCCCATGATGAAAAAATCTACGTAGAAAGTGAAGAGGATGTAGGCTCCGAATTTTCATTTACACTCGAAAAAACAGCGAATAATTCTGAATAATCCAAACTAGATTCAAAACAAACAAGGCCTTGAAAATCATCAATTTGTTTTAGATGTTTTAGTTCAAAATCTTCTTGGTCGCAGTAAGGAACCAGTTTTTGTTTTTGTAAGCGTCTTGCAAGATATTCTTGTTCATATTGCCCGGGAGTAGGAATAAAAAAGGCCTTTTTTTCCAGTTTGGCCAAATCCATTACTGTTGTGTACCCTGATCGGCATAATACTTTTTCACTTTCATTAATTGCAGTTTCCAGTTCTTGGGATTGCATATAATTGTGCATGGTTATGCTTCCTTTTTTAATGCTGATTTTTTGCTGGCTCTTAGTATCTTCAATTTTTCCTTTCACAAAAAGAATATGACCTTCATAACCAGTAAGTTCTTCCAAAAGTTTTTCTTCTAGAATAGTTCGCTGTGGTTCTGGACCCGATAGCAAAACCATAAGTTGGTACTTTAAAACAATGTCTTTTTTTTCAAACCGGCTCAAAGGCCCAAGGTATTTTATATTGATTTTGGATTTTTTCAAGTGTCCCAGCTTGCCGGTAAGGTTGGGTTTCTCCTTCACGTCGGGAACCCAGCAGGCATCAAATTTTTTTATGATTTTTTGATGTGCTTTTGAGCTCATCCATGTAGTGTTTCCGGAAAGTACGTTCAGTTGGTGCGTTATGAAAACGCAAGGTGCTTTTTTATAAAAAACACCCAGTCGATTGTCCGAAATGATACCATCCAAGTGATGTTCTTTTGCAAGACGTTTTACTGCTTTTTTCTCTTTGGCCATCGCTTTCAACACTTTTGGAGAATCCCATACCATCTTTATTTTAAAATTTTTCGCTTTTTCAGCATACTTGATTTTGTAAGAAGGCAATTCAAAAGAAGGTAGATCGGGAAATTCTTTCCGAAGTAGCGCTAGTGCAACTCCATCAGAAGCTAAATAGGGTTGGTGACCATGGTCCAACAGTGCGTTGATAATTGGAATGCAGCGGGTGGCATGGCCCAAACCCCAGTTCAATGGGGCAATCAAAATACGTTTAGAACTTTGCATAACTACAAAGCAACAAAATCAAAATTGCTTACGGATTTCCTTAGTTTTGCTAAAACATTAAATTTTGGTCAATACGATAATTTATAAGTGGGAAGTAAGAATAAACTGAAACGATTTAAGGAGAACGAAACGTTTTCCAATGTAGTTCAACCGTCAAGGGAGGAGGTGCTAAATGGATTTGACCTTAAAGGAAATTGGAATTCGTTTTTTGACAACGATAACCCCATTGTATTGGAATTGGGTTGTGGAAAAGGAGAATATACTGTCGGTCTGGCAAAACAAAATCCAGATAAAAATTATATAGGAATTGACATTAAAGGTGCACGTTTTTGGCGAGGAGCCAAATCCGCATTGGAAATGCAGCTGCATAATGTTGCTTTTCTTCGCACGCAAATCGAATTGGTGGACCATCTCTTTGGACAAAATGAAGTTGACGAAATATGGATTACATTTCCAGACCCACAGATTAAATATAAGAGGACCAAACACCGTATGACCAATCCTGTATTTATCAAAAAATATCAGACTATTTTAAAACCCAAAGGAACGGTTAATTTAAAAACGGATAGTGAATTTATGCACGGCTACACGCTGGGTTTATTACAAGGCCAGGGGCATGAGATTTTATACGCCAACCATGATGTTTATAATAACGAGGGTAGTCCAAAGGAGGTTTTGGAGATTCAAACTTTTTATGAAAATCAGTATCTTGAGAAGGGAAAACCAATAACCTACATCCAGTTTAGGATAAGCTGACCAATGACACATCTACTCATACTTTTCTTTGTCACTTTTTCCGCGGCATTTATGGCAACTGTACCACCAGGGCTGTTAAACATGAATGCGGCCAAGACCAGTGTTGAAAAAGGAAAATTAAACGGCATTATTTTCAGCTTCGGGGTATCTACCATGATTATGGTACAGGCCTATGTAGCTGTAATGATCTCAAAATTCCTCTATAAAAACCCTGAGGTTATAGATATGCTACTAAAAATCGCTTTAGGTGTTTTTGCTTTTTTTGCGATTTATTTCTTTTTTAAGGCAAAAGGAAATAAAAAGAATAAACCAAAAGAAGTGAAGGTCAGCAAGAAAAATAGCTTTTTCAAGGGCATGTTGTTGGCGGCATTGAACCTGTTGACCATTCCTTACTATAGTGGCCTAAATGCAATGTGGAACAAGGCTGGTTGGATTAAGTTTGAGCCAAAAGATATCACGACTTTTGTCGTTGCGGCAGGAGCAGGCACATTCTCGGTATTGTATTTGTACACTTTTTATTTCAACAAATTGGAGACCAAAACAAATCGGTTTTCAAAAAACTCAAATTATATTCTGAGTGTGTTAATGTTGATTTTGTTGATCATCACACTTATCCGAATTTTTTATAGCTAGTGCATGGAGGAAAAAAACTTTTTCGACAAGGTTTATGAAGTTGCTAAACTGATCCCATATGGGAGAGTTACTTCCTATGGGGCTATTGCCAAGTATTTGGGGGCTGCCCGTAGTGCTCGCATGGTAGGTTGGGCCATGAACAACTCCTTGGCAAAAGACGTCCCTGCGCATCGTGTTGTAAATAGGGTTGGGGTTTTGACTGGAAAGCATCATTTTGACGGTACCAATCTAATGCAACAGCTTTTGGAGAATGAAGGTATAGCCGTAAAAGACAATCAAATTATCGATTTCAAAAAGCATTTTTGGGATCCGGGAAAAGAGCTTGAATTTGACATTTAGCTTCATTATTTTAATTTGATTTAAGCAAGCCCAAGTTCCGCTTATTTTTTGCAAAATATTTATCTATCGCATCATCTTCATTTTCAATACCCAAACTTCTTAATCTAAGTCCCAAATCGTATCTTTGTAATTTAGAATCAGTTTAAACGACTGGCAAATAAAATAGGATTGATGAAGCTGAACAAAGCAGATATTATAAGGGCATTGGAAAACATATCCGCACCTGGAGAGGGGCAGAATATAGTAGAGAGTGGAGCGGTGACCAATGTGCAGGTGTTTGGGGATGAGGTTGAGGTAGATGTTACCATAAAGAACCCAAGTCTTCAGGCTAGAAAAAAAACTGAAGTGGAAATTTTAAAAATTATCCACAAAGAAGTTTATGAAAAGGCAAAAATCAAGATAAATCTTAAGGTCGATGCACCTTCAAAGCCCAAAGTAAATCAGATTAAGGGAAACCCGATTCCCGGGATACAGAATATCATCGCTGTAGCTTCTGGAAAAGGAGGTGTAGGAAAATCTACGGTGACCGCTAATTTAGCTGTTACCCTTGCCAAGATGGGCTTTAAGGTTGGTCTGCTCGATACAGATATTTATGGACCATCCATGCCCATTATGTTCGATGTAGCTATGGAGAAACCGTTATCGGTGAATGTTGATGGAAAAGCAAAAATGAAGCCCGTTGAAAATTATGGGGTAAAATTGCTTTCCATCGGTTTTTTCACCCAGCCCAACCAAGCTGTAATTTGGCGGGGGCCTATGGCTTCAAAAGCATTGAATCAAATGATTTTTGATGCCCATTGGGGCGAACTGGATTTTCTATTATTGGATTTACCTCCCGGAACCGGAGATATTCATTTGAGCATTATGCAATCGTTACCGGTTACCGGAGCTGTAGTCGTAAGTACACCGCAAGAAATTGCGTTGGCAGATGCTAGGAAGGGAGTGGCCATGTTTCAGCAAGAAGCCATAAGTGTGCCGGTTTTGGGAATCGTGGAGAATATGGCTTATTTCACTCCAGAGGAGTTGCCTAACAACAAATATCATATCTTTGGAAAAGATGGTGCTAAAAATTTGGCCAACGATTTAGAGACACCGTTTTTAGGGGAAATTCCGATAGTTCAAAGTATTCGCGAAGCGGGAGATGTGGGAAGACCCGCAGCATTACAGACTGCTACTCCAACAGAAGAGGCATTTGAGGAGCTCACAAAAAATGTAGTCCAGGAATTAGTGAGAAGAAATACCGCGCTCCCCCCTACCGAAGCAATTAAAATTACAACAATGGCAGGTTGTGCTGCCGTTAAAAAGAAAAGAGCATGACGTCAGAAGAGATTAAATTAAACGTAGAAAAAGCTTTAGATGAAATACGTCCATTTTTACAAAGTGATGGAGGTGATATTTCATTGATTTCAATAGATAATGACAGTTCTGTTAAAGTTAAATTGGAAGGCAATTGTATTGGCTGCAGCGTAAATCAAATGACCTTGAAAAGTGGGGTTGAAATGACAATTAAAAAATATGTTCCTCAAATTGAGGAAGTTGTCAACGTTGGTTAACTGACAAATATCATTTCCCCTTTTTCTCACAAATTTTAAGTTGCGCAGATTTCCAAATACGATTCTGAATGATAAAAACCGATATACTGATTATTGGAGCAGGCCCTACGGGTCTTTTTGCTGTTTTTGAGGCAGGTTTATTACAGCTAAAATGCCATTTAATAGATGCCTTGCCACAAGCGGGTGGACAATGTGCAGAAATATATCCTAAAAAACCCATTTACGATATTCCCGGATTCCCAGAAGTATTGGCAGGGGATTTAGTGGATAATTTAATGGAGCAGATAAAACCGTTTCAGCCTGGTTTTACTTTAGGAGAACGCGCCGAAAACATCGAAAAATTGGAAGATGGTTCTTTTATAGTGACCACTAATAAAGGGACACAACATCACGCACCTATAATTGCCATAGCAGGTGGATTGGGTAGCTTTGAACCCCGAAAACCTTTGCTCGAAAACTTGTCCAAGTACGAGGACAACGGTGTTGCGTATATGATCAAGGAACCGGAAGTCTATAGGAATAGGAAAGTGGTCATTGCTGGTGGAGGAGATTCCGCATTGGATTGGAGTATTTTTTTGGCAGATGTTGCCTCAGAAGTCACTTTAGTACATAGGCGTAATGAATTTAGGGGTGCTTTGGATTCTGTTGAAAAAGTACAACAACTTAAGGACCAAGGAAAAATCAACCTGATTACCCCAGCTGAGATTGTTGGTTTACAGGGAGAAGACCGCTTGGAATCAGTTCTGATTAGAAAGACAACGAATGGTTCGGAAGATATCTTGTTGAAAGTAGATGATTTCATTCCCCTATTTGGACTTTCTCCAAAATTAGGTCCTATTGCCAACTGGGGCTTGGAGATTGAGAAGAATGCGATTAAAGTCGATAATACGTTGGATTACCAGACTAATGTTCCCGGAATATATGCCATCGGAGATGTAAATACGTATCCTGGAAAATTAAAACTGATCCTATGTGGTTTTCACGAAGCTACGTTGATGTGTCAAAGCGCGTATCAGCGCATATTTCCAGATAAAAAGTATGTAATGAAATATACTACGGTAGGTGGTATAACAGGTTTTGATGGAAGCAAAAAGGAAGCTCCAAAAGCTGTAGTGAAGGCGATAGAATAGTTGAATAGTAAGCTAGTGATAAAGTATCCTAGTGAAGGCGATACAATGGTTTGTTTTATTATAGGCTACAAATTTTAAATTTAAATGACCGTACAGCGTTTTGAAGATTTGAAGATGTGGCAAAAATCTCAGGATTTAGCTGTCCAGATTTATAAGTATTTTTCCATAAGCAAAGATTATGGTTTTAGAGACCAAATCACTAGAGCATCAGTTTCTATATCAAATAATATTGCAGAAGATTTTGAACGACAATCGAATGCTGATTTTAAAAGATTTCTTTATTTTGCCCTAGCATCAAATAGTGAGTTAAGGTCAATGCTTTATTTATCAGAAAGATTAGATTATTTGCAATCAAAGAGCTCTAGGGAATTGATTGAAGCGACCAATGAAATTTCGAAAATGCTGTATTCATTTATCAAATCCATGAAATAATCCATATGTCCCAAACTAATAATTCATCTATTTTAAGATTCCACAAGTAAACTAACCACTATTTCACTAACCCACTAGATTTTAATCCAGCATTAATGTCCGATATCAAAATCAAAATAACCGACCGAGAAGGAACGTTGCACGAAGTAGACGCCCCAACCGACATGAACATGAACCTAATGGAAGTTGTCCGTTCCTATGAACTTGCTCCAGAAGGTACTATTGGAATTTGTGGTGGAATGGCCATGTGCGCTTCCTGTCAATGCTATATAAAATCCGAACACGCACTCCCGGAAAAGTCGGACGATGAAGAAGCTATGCTCTCCGAAGCCTTTTTTGTTGAGGACAATAGCAGGTTGGGTTGCCAAATTCATATCACCAATGACTTGGATGGACTGGAAGTGGAATTAGCTCCCGAAGAGGCTTAAATTCTGGCTTGATAGGTAAACAAATTGTAATACCTGCCTTCAGAAGCGATTAGTTCTTTGTGGGTTCCTTGTTCGGCTATATTTCCATTTTCGATTACCAAAATCTGGTCCGCTTTCCGGATCGTGCTCAAGCGGTGGGCAATAACAAAGGTAGTTCTGCCCTTGGTCAGTTCGGCCAAACTCTTTTGAATAAGCGCTTCGGATTCTGTATCCAAACTGGAGGTCGCTTCATCTAAAATCAGTATCCTTGGGTCAGCGAGAATTGCACGTGCAATAGCGATACGCTGTCGCTGTCCTCCAGAAAGTTTTACGCCACGTTCACCGATCAAGGTATCTAGGCCATCATCAAATCTATCGGTAAACTCATTCACATAGGCAGCTTTTACTGCATCTAGCAGCCTATCTTCGGAAGCGTTAGGTCGTGGAAAGAGGATGTTTTCCCGTATCGTACCTTCAAACAAAAAATCGTCTTGCAGTACAACCCCTAGGTGCTGTCTAAAGCTATTGAGGTTTACTTTTGATAGATTGTGGCCATCAATGCTAATTGTACCCTTGCTAGGGTTTAAAAAACTAGCAGCCAATCCGGCAATTGTGGATTTTCCAGAACCAGAACTCCCCACCAATGCGATTACCTGTCCCGATTTAACGTTAAAACTGACACCGTGCAACACTTCTTCATCAGCTTCATAGGAAAAAGAAACCGAATTGAAACTAATATCACCATGAATGGTATCCAATTGAATGGTTCTATTTTTTTCATCGGACTCGGCAGTCTCATTCATTAGTTCTTCTGTACGGTCCAAGCCTGCCAAGGCTTCGGTAAGTTGACTTCCTATGTTGCTCATTTGAACAATTGGTGCAACCATTAACGCAAGCAGAAATGTAAATTCAAAATATTGTCCGGTAGTCAGTTCGCCCTGCATCATTTTGTAGCCCCCATAACCCATCATAATTCCTGTGGTGGCCAGTCCTAAAAGAAAGGTGGATGAGCTTGTCATTACTGCGGTGGCAGTCAGGCTCTTTTTCACATTTTTGAACAATCGTTCTACACCGGTTTCAAAAACTTTTCCCTCTTGTACTTCCGCATTAAACCCTTTAATTACCCTAATTCCACTTAAAGTTTCGGTAAGCCTTCCTTTTACTTCAGCATTGATTTTACCACGTTCTCTAAAAACAGGACGAATTATTTTGAAAGCCTTTAAAGCTATAACTGCAAATAAAATCAGTGGAATAAAGGTTAAAAGTG
The nucleotide sequence above comes from Flagellimonas sp. HMM57. Encoded proteins:
- a CDS encoding glycosyltransferase is translated as MQSSKRILIAPLNWGLGHATRCIPIINALLDHGHQPYLASDGVALALLRKEFPDLPSFELPSYKIKYAEKAKNFKIKMVWDSPKVLKAMAKEKKAVKRLAKEHHLDGIISDNRLGVFYKKAPCVFITHQLNVLSGNTTWMSSKAHQKIIKKFDACWVPDVKEKPNLTGKLGHLKKSKINIKYLGPLSRFEKKDIVLKYQLMVLLSGPEPQRTILEEKLLEELTGYEGHILFVKGKIEDTKSQQKISIKKGSITMHNYMQSQELETAINESEKVLCRSGYTTVMDLAKLEKKAFFIPTPGQYEQEYLARRLQKQKLVPYCDQEDFELKHLKQIDDFQGLVCFESSLDYSELFAVFSSVNENSEPTSSSLST
- a CDS encoding response regulator transcription factor — its product is MKTKDIKILLVDDEPDILEIVSYNLSSEGYEVYTAVNGVEAVAKAKKKNPHLIILDVMMPEMDGIEACEVIRSTPGLENTIITFLTARGEDYSQVAGFDAGADDYITKPIKPKVLVSKVKALLRRLKEEKADVEDIVKVGNIVINREEYKIVNNGKEIVLPRKEFELLSLLTSKPSKVFKREVILDKVWGNEVVVGGRTIDVHIRKLREKIGDHHFKTVKGVGYKFVL
- the trmB gene encoding tRNA (guanosine(46)-N7)-methyltransferase TrmB → MGSKNKLKRFKENETFSNVVQPSREEVLNGFDLKGNWNSFFDNDNPIVLELGCGKGEYTVGLAKQNPDKNYIGIDIKGARFWRGAKSALEMQLHNVAFLRTQIELVDHLFGQNEVDEIWITFPDPQIKYKRTKHRMTNPVFIKKYQTILKPKGTVNLKTDSEFMHGYTLGLLQGQGHEILYANHDVYNNEGSPKEVLEIQTFYENQYLEKGKPITYIQFRIS
- a CDS encoding cell wall metabolism sensor histidine kinase WalK, producing MAIQLRKSYKFALRSSFLITVFLATSIIVFLFLKDQLDWLFVVLFALISFIISFTILQIRVERFIYRRVKKIYDDVSLLESSSFSSKPVTTDMKTLTQEIEKFAEDKKIEIDTLKIREEYRKDFLGNVSHELKTPLFTVQGYILTLLDGAMNDKKIREKYLERANKGVERLIYIVKDLDLITKLEVGGLKLEEENFDIVELIQSVFDLLEMKASQKNITLTFDMDYPEPIYVNADREKIQQVITNLLVNSIKYGHPKGTTEVSVENLIKNKVIVRVTDNGEGIPKQHIPRLFERFYRVDQSGSRTEGGSGLGLSIVKHIIEAHDEKIYVESEEDVGSEFSFTLEKTANNSE
- a CDS encoding TonB-dependent receptor, whose protein sequence is MRLFLLILTLVFTTEMIAQGTTGSIVGKLTDKELNNEPLAFANVLIKGTTTGTTSDFDGLYEIAGVEPGTYTVVYSYLGYETIEIPNVEVVADKVTNIDVPMSASAGFELDEVVVTTVSRKDSETALLLDQKKAVEIKTSIGAQELARKGVGDAEGAVTKVAGVTKQEGEKNVFVRGLGDRYNATTFNSLPLPSEDPEYKNISLDFFSSDIINSVGIDKAFNSKMYGDVGGAVIDIVSKELVGESIFQISLGTGANTAAVSQDFLRLDEGNFLGINEDRSIPLGSLNRYNFDNSFAPESQGTQLNNSFGIQAGKKFQIGENNSLSVYVVGSVDSDYFYQEGNERVITAQGGNRRNLDFQKYIYEATQIGMGKLKYSFGNGNFISYNGLFVHSNKQSVGDYEGFAENISEEAVSAFIRRQQQNENTLAVNQLAANFNISEKLSLSTGASYNLTRGFEPDRRTNTYVFDGENYRPSLGSPGRTHRFFSELAEDEIAASLQLDYKFGSEEKINGTISIGGDYRNTDRQFDFNQVNHNFTSLTPPPTSEQLIVDINNPDAFFSQSGITDGIFQLETNRGINSGDIDPLEPFFYSGDRDVYAGFLSTNLVFSSRFSMNVGARFEQINQFVEWDTNLSSSFRDENTDPIDREETFVLPSFSLRYSFNENSILRLAGSQSYTFPQFKEVAPFLYEDVNFSSFGFTDLINSDNYNLDLKYEYYFSAGEIISVTGFYKLIQNPINRVNVNSAAASQLSYRNSGDNANIAGLEVELRKNIYKTESGDSNTTTLLSSGLNASYLYSVQDLSDPATNFTEEEDELQGASPLLVNADVTYSYNKNDNSIISSLVFNYFSDRIFSLGTQGQANIIENGIPTLDFVTRTNFGKHYGVNLGIRNFLNPEYKLSQEITTGEDISLRNYKKGVIFSLGFNYTF